GGTGCCCATAGCGGCGTGGCGGAACCAGAACAGGGCGGCCGGTGCGATGACTTTGCCAATGGCCGGTTTATGTTCGTCGGGAATGTTCGGCATGTTGGGAATCTGCACGAAGTTGAAATACCAAAGCAGGCCGATCCACATGACGCCGTTGAGAACATGTAGCCAGCGTACGATGAAGGTCATGTAAGAATGATCAACGGCAAATTCGTCACCGGTTGCACCGCTCACGACGATGATCATGACCACGGTCAACACGAAACCCGCGATGACGGTGCTTTTGAGATTTGAAAGGATGCCAGACATGGGCTTTTTCCTCTTAATTGTTATGAGATAAAGGGTTAAATGGATTAATTCTAATTACGAACACTGTATATACGACTGACGGTTGCTTTTTCAATGCTTTAGCTGAAAGTTTAATGAAATCAATCATCCCGGTGCCACATTCGGGATACAACATGGAAAAATAGGGCCAAAACAGGGATTGCGATTCGCTGATGAACAAAGATCAATGGTTGTCCGTTTGCCACGATATGGTTCACCGTCTGGACCGTGATCGCCTGATGTGCGCCATGGTCGCACCGCCAGGCAAACGCGACGCCCTTGTGGCGTTGCTTGCCTTCAATCTGGAAATCGCGACGATCCCGGAACTTGTCAGTGAACCGATGCTGGGCGAGATCCGTCTGCAATGGTGGCGTGAAACGCTCACGCGTCTTTATGATGGAAATAGCGTCGATCATCCCGTCGCCCTTGGACTTGCCGAGGCTATTGAAAAGGCGGATTTAAGCAAATCCCTGTTCGACAGGTATTTGGACGCCCGCGCCTTTGATTTGAATGGCGAGCCTCCGGCTTCGATGATGGTGATGGAAAAATATGTCGAAGACACGGCCGGGGTCCTGCATACCTTGATGGCTGAAGTTCTGGGCCTTGCCGGTTTGGCGCAGGATCTGCGGCCGCAGGTTGGCGAGGCCGTTGCCCATGGCGGTGTCGCCTGGGCCATGACGGGATTGCTGGCTACAGTCGACTTTCATGCCAAACGGGGACGCAGTTACCTGCCAGCTGATCAGGAAGACGGGGTGAAAGCGCTGACTCAGGCGGCAGAACGTCATATCGGAAAGGCACGCAGCGCCCGCAGCCGCGTTCCCAAATCAATGCTGCCCATCATGTTGCCTGTCGGCCTTGCTGAACAAAACCTCAAACAATTGCTGTCTGGGGGTGCTCGCCGACAGGGAATAAGCCGATTGTTCGGATTTTACTGGAAGGTGCTAAGCGGAAAATATTAGCGCTGTTTGACTTCCGATCTGAGCAACATCAACTCAACCGAAGACAACTGCGGGAAAACCGGTTGAGACCATTCATGGTACAAGTAAATAGCACCGCGTTTGGTATCGGGGAAGCTTCCCCGATTGTCGTCGAACATTCTGATTTCAAGAGTCGTCAGCAAGTTGGTCACCGGGGCAATGCTTTGCCAGATCACCGTCGGGTTTATTCTCCGGGGTTCGGCCAGTGGCGCGATGGAGCGTTTCAGCTTCTGTGTCGGCGCCCCGTATCGTTTGCTGAAATATGTAATAATTGACGGATAGGATTGCGACGGGAACAAGATATGGAAATAGGTTGCCGCTCCCTCGTCGTAACGAACGATAGACTGGGTGCCTTCATACAGGATGCTGTCCGTCAGCAAATAAGGCTGGATATCACTCGGCCAGTCCAGCGGTTCAATGCAAAAAACCGTCGAGCCCATTTTTTTGTTGATGCACGACTTGTAATACCAGGGGGCAGGGGTTTGCGGTGGGGGCGATTTGCCCAACGATGTTGTTCTGCCAAGGCTCAAAATGACGCCGTCAAGGCGGTTGTCGGGAAGCTCACGGACAACTTTTTTGGTCGGTTTGCGGGGCACGACCTGCGCCTGCTCGACATTCTTCACTGACCAATCGCTGGTTTCTTCTGTCGCTGAATTGGTGTCTTCAGATGGCTTTTCGGCAGTTTTGGCTTCCTCTTCCTCAGAGGAGAATATGGACATGACCTTGCTGAAGAAACCGTCCTGTTCGCGCGGTTTTCCAGGCAGCGTGGTTGAGCCGACCTGAACTGCCGGTTTACCTGATTTTCCCTCGACGATTTTCTTGGGTGCCGCGCTTTTGGAATTGTCGATGCGGGTTACCTTGGCCACCGTGGTATCTGGCGGAACGACTTTTTTGACGATTTTCGCCGGGGGGGCCTTGGCTTCCACAGGGACGACTTGAGGCGGCTCCAGATCATCATCGGATACCTTTGTCAGCGGCGCAGGGGTAACATTTTCAGGCAGAATTTTAACGTCTATGTCCGGTGGTGGTCCGGTCACATTTGGCGGGCTGACCGGGGCCGTTGCCTGTTCAAGCGAAGCTGACTTTACCACTTCGACCACGGGTCCGGGTTTTGGTTCTTCGGCGGTCTTGACGACGGGTGCAGGTTTCGGCGCTGGCTTGGACGGGGCAGGCGTTTCGGTCTTTGGCTCGTCGTCAAAGCTGAGAAAGCTTTTGATGTTGCCCCAAATTCCGGGCTCATCGTTGGCGATGGGCGGGGTCTTTTTTGGTGTAGGTTTGGGCTTGGCAACCTGCTTGGCCGGTTGCTGTTTGACGACGACTTCAGGAATGGCTTTTATTGGTGCTGGCTTTGGTTTGGGTTGCTTCTTGACCACTTCCTGGAAAGTGTCTTCTACAGCCGCCTGAACGCTTGTATCAATGACCTTGCCCGCGCTCGTCGCCGCGGGGCCGCGCACGGTGCCGATGACCGGTAGCGCCGTGCTGGTTTGCGTCTCCTGATCGAAGGGACTTGGTCCAGCGATCACTGCGGGTGGCGGCGGTGGTTCGGATGTGACAACAGTCGCCGACCAGGGACCAGCTTCCGGTGGTGGTGCGTAAACTTCGGCGACCGGTGCGGCGGATGGCGCAGGGGCCAGGGGTGGTGGCTGATTGGGTGTTGCGCCAAGGGAGGTGACACGGGCCACGGGTGGTGTCGGGGCCGGTTTCTTCTTTTGGCTCTGTAAGTCACGGACTTGCAGCAGGTAATGAACAATATCGAAATGACCCTTGTCGACAGCCAGGTCAACGGGCGTTATTCCCCAGGAATTGAGGGCATGGATATCGCCGCCACCGGCGATACTGATCTGCACTTTTGCCATGTTGCCGTCATAAACGGCTTCGAACAGTTGCTTTGTCGCCTCTGATTGTTCTTGCCCGGCACTCTCGCCTATAGGGGAGAGCATCAAGGCGGCGCACCATAAGGCCACGCCTGAGTATCGCCATAATTTGGAAAATAAACTGATCATTGAAACTTCAAACCGCAGCGATGGAAATCAACTGGCATTATATATTTTTAACGGGCTTCATTCCATTTGAATCCATTTGAGCCATGAAAGCACGGATTTCTTGACATCGCTGCCCGTCAGCCGTAAATCTTTTGAAAATCAAAGGAGTTTTAGCTTCGTGACGAACGGCAAATACCAGTTTCTGCGACGACGATACGCGCCCATTACGCGCCGTAGCCCGCCTGTCGTGTCCGAAGCCCTTCGTTAATCTTTTCAGGAAATCACCGTTCGGACTTCCGTGGCGCGGCACCCAAGCCTTGTCCATTTCGTCCTGTTTAAAGCGGAGACCTAATAAAGATGTTTTTGATTTTACCCGAGCGGCCCGATGACGAAGCCGCCATTGAACCCCTTCTTGACGACGCTTTTGGTGCCGGGCGGCACGACAAAGCGTCATACGCTTTCAGGCAGGACGGTCCGGCCGTTGCGGGACTTTCCTTTGTCGCCCGTTGTGGGAACAGGCTGGTTGGCAGTATTCGCTTCTGGCCGCTTCTCGTGGGTGACACGCCCATTGCGTCCTTGTTGCTTGGACCATTGGGCGTCGCGCCGGAAATGCGCAACTACGGCATCGGGCGGGGGCTTGTCTGTCGTGGACACATGATGGCGAGCGCGCTGGGCTACAAACTGGTGTTTTTGGTCGGCGAGGAAAAATACTACAGCCGTTTTGGCTATAATCCGGCCCAGCCCCATGGATTGACCATGCCCGGTGAGGACCCTGCGCGGTTGATGGTTCATGAACTGGAGGACGCCGCCCTAAAGGGCGTGTCAGGCCCCTTACAGTCGGGAGGCTGTCTTCGATCAGGACATTTGAATGCCCAGCTTACGAGCCAAGCCAGTCTTTGAGATCAGCACGGGCGCGGTCGCTCATGGCCTGCTTGCGGTCCTTACCCTTTAAGCGCTTGCCTTTTTCGTTCAGGCCTTCGGGGCCATCAAGGGGCGGGAACAGGCCGAAGTTGACGTTCATGGGCTGATAGGTTTTCTCATCCGCACCGCCGGTAATGTGATCCAGCAAAGCGCCCAGCGCCATCGTCGGCGGTGGCCGTGACGGGGTTTGGCCCGTCCGTTCGGCAGCGGCGTAGCGTCCGGCCATCAAGCCGACAGCGGTACTTTCCACGTAGCCTTCACAACCGGTAATCTGACCGGCGAAGCGAATTTGCGGATGGGATTTCAATGCCAAAGTTGCATCGAGAAGTTTTGGTGAATTGAGAAAAGTGTTGCGATGCAGGCCGCCCAGACGGGCGAATTCTGCCTTTTCCAGGCCCGGAATAGAGCGGAAGATGCGTTTCTGTTCACCGTAGGTCAACTTGGTTTGAAAGCCGACAATATTGTATAGCGTACCCAGCGCATTGTCCTGCCGTAGCTGCACGATGCCACGGGGTTTGACAGTCGGATTGTTCGGGTTGGTCAGGCCGACCGGCTTCATGGGGCCGTAGGCCAGTGTCTGGCGTCCACGTTCGGCCATCACCTCGATAGGCAGACAGCCTTCAAAGTAGGGAGTGCCTTCCCACTCCTTGAATTCGGTCTTCTCAGCCGACAGCAAGTCATCGATAAAGGTTTCGTATTGGTCGCCATCGAGCGGGCAGTTGATGTAGTCCGATCCATCACCCTTGTCATAGCGTGACTGGTACCAGGCTTTGTCAAAATCGATGGAGTCTTTGTGAACGATTGGCGCAATGGCATCGAAGAAGGAAAGCGCGTTCTTGCCGGTCAGTTCGCGAATCGCCCCGGCCAGTCGTTCTGATGTCAGCGGCCCGGTTGCGATAATAACATTTTCCCAATCTTCCGGGATCGGGC
This genomic window from Rhodospirillaceae bacterium contains:
- a CDS encoding squalene/phytoene synthase family protein codes for the protein MNKDQWLSVCHDMVHRLDRDRLMCAMVAPPGKRDALVALLAFNLEIATIPELVSEPMLGEIRLQWWRETLTRLYDGNSVDHPVALGLAEAIEKADLSKSLFDRYLDARAFDLNGEPPASMMVMEKYVEDTAGVLHTLMAEVLGLAGLAQDLRPQVGEAVAHGGVAWAMTGLLATVDFHAKRGRSYLPADQEDGVKALTQAAERHIGKARSARSRVPKSMLPIMLPVGLAEQNLKQLLSGGARRQGISRLFGFYWKVLSGKY
- a CDS encoding ankyrin repeat domain-containing protein — translated: MISLFSKLWRYSGVALWCAALMLSPIGESAGQEQSEATKQLFEAVYDGNMAKVQISIAGGGDIHALNSWGITPVDLAVDKGHFDIVHYLLQVRDLQSQKKKPAPTPPVARVTSLGATPNQPPPLAPAPSAAPVAEVYAPPPEAGPWSATVVTSEPPPPPAVIAGPSPFDQETQTSTALPVIGTVRGPAATSAGKVIDTSVQAAVEDTFQEVVKKQPKPKPAPIKAIPEVVVKQQPAKQVAKPKPTPKKTPPIANDEPGIWGNIKSFLSFDDEPKTETPAPSKPAPKPAPVVKTAEEPKPGPVVEVVKSASLEQATAPVSPPNVTGPPPDIDVKILPENVTPAPLTKVSDDDLEPPQVVPVEAKAPPAKIVKKVVPPDTTVAKVTRIDNSKSAAPKKIVEGKSGKPAVQVGSTTLPGKPREQDGFFSKVMSIFSSEEEEAKTAEKPSEDTNSATEETSDWSVKNVEQAQVVPRKPTKKVVRELPDNRLDGVILSLGRTTSLGKSPPPQTPAPWYYKSCINKKMGSTVFCIEPLDWPSDIQPYLLTDSILYEGTQSIVRYDEGAATYFHILFPSQSYPSIITYFSKRYGAPTQKLKRSIAPLAEPRRINPTVIWQSIAPVTNLLTTLEIRMFDDNRGSFPDTKRGAIYLYHEWSQPVFPQLSSVELMLLRSEVKQR
- a CDS encoding N-acetyltransferase produces the protein MFLILPERPDDEAAIEPLLDDAFGAGRHDKASYAFRQDGPAVAGLSFVARCGNRLVGSIRFWPLLVGDTPIASLLLGPLGVAPEMRNYGIGRGLVCRGHMMASALGYKLVFLVGEEKYYSRFGYNPAQPHGLTMPGEDPARLMVHELEDAALKGVSGPLQSGGCLRSGHLNAQLTSQASL
- the trmFO gene encoding methylenetetrahydrofolate--tRNA-(uracil(54)-C(5))-methyltransferase (FADH(2)-oxidizing) TrmFO; the encoded protein is MNIKSLNPVHIIGGGLAGSEAAWQLARAGVPVTLHEMRPKRSTDAHVTDGLAELVCSNSFRSDDADFNAVGLLHQEMRTMGSLIMQAADANKVPAGGALAVDREAFSRSVEKALVDDPLIEICREEVAGPIPEDWENVIIATGPLTSERLAGAIRELTGKNALSFFDAIAPIVHKDSIDFDKAWYQSRYDKGDGSDYINCPLDGDQYETFIDDLLSAEKTEFKEWEGTPYFEGCLPIEVMAERGRQTLAYGPMKPVGLTNPNNPTVKPRGIVQLRQDNALGTLYNIVGFQTKLTYGEQKRIFRSIPGLEKAEFARLGGLHRNTFLNSPKLLDATLALKSHPQIRFAGQITGCEGYVESTAVGLMAGRYAAAERTGQTPSRPPPTMALGALLDHITGGADEKTYQPMNVNFGLFPPLDGPEGLNEKGKRLKGKDRKQAMSDRARADLKDWLGS